One part of the Daphnia magna isolate NIES unplaced genomic scaffold, ASM2063170v1.1 Dm_contigs350, whole genome shotgun sequence genome encodes these proteins:
- the LOC116936180 gene encoding uncharacterized protein LOC116936180 isoform X2 produces the protein MQLEKCRWLSLSPLFPYSSLSGEDKERTVHSHHGMPSMAKSTMVSPYIRVSVRHTKNLTTRPPITDLSIRKSASARGGQPYASRLETIRIGLESKGFSGNTVKVLLAGSRTSTLSTYESAWRNWNNWCAGEHHDPMSNDLTVMLDFLTTLHMEGSTEEVLEDVEVASSTTGSEFFRTIAHKPMQARNYHYFQVSVALSSRDPLVLFWFPLFSLVCLHKRACTVCAISLYTTCFRLKKI, from the exons ATGCAACTGGAGAAATGTAGATGGTTATctctttccccccttttcccttaTTCCTCGTTGTCTGGCGAAGATAAGGAGAGAACGGTGCACAGTCACCATGGTATGCCCAGTATGGCCAAGTCAACCATGGTATCCCCTTATATTAGAGTTAGTGTGCGACACACCAAGAATCTTACCACCCGGCCACCAATTACTGACCTCTCCATCCGGAAATCCGCATCCGCTCGCGGGGGCCAACCTTATGCTAGCCGCCTGGAGACTATCAGGATCGGACTCGAAAGTAAAGGATTTTCAGGGAACACTGTCAAAGTACTGTTGGCAGGGAGTCGTACATCCACGCTATCTACCTACGAGTCAGCGTGGCGCAACTGGAATAATTGGTGTGCTGGGGAGCATCATGATCCCATGTCAAATGATTTGACAGTCATGTTGGACTTCCTTACGACCTTGCATATGGAGG GAAGTACAGAGGAGGTTTTGGAAGACGTGGAGGTGGCCAGCAGTACAACGGGCAGTGAGTTCTTCCGCACCATTGCCCACAAGCCCATGCAAGCCAGGAATTATCATTATTTTCAAGTTTCAGTCGCGCTATCATCGCGAGATCCtttagttttgttttggttcccccttttttcccttgtTTGTTTGCATAAGAGGGCTTGTACAGTTTGTGCTATATCCTTGTATACCACATGCTTCAGGTTAAAAAAGATCTGA
- the LOC116936180 gene encoding uncharacterized protein LOC116936180 isoform X1 — MQLEKCRWLSLSPLFPYSSLSGEDKERTVHSHHGMPSMAKSTMVSPYIRVSVRHTKNLTTRPPITDLSIRKSASARGGQPYASRLETIRIGLESKGFSGNTVKVLLAGSRTSTLSTYESAWRNWNNWCAGEHHDPMSNDLTVMLDFLTTLHMEDSVAIGQHPLVIRFMKGCYNENPPRPKYSSIWDVEVVFSYMRHAGNNLSLDLSSLTKKLATLLAVSTLLRVSEIASLDKRTLEFSSSGAKIALSKPRKAQTSGPLRH; from the exons ATGCAACTGGAGAAATGTAGATGGTTATctctttccccccttttcccttaTTCCTCGTTGTCTGGCGAAGATAAGGAGAGAACGGTGCACAGTCACCATGGTATGCCCAGTATGGCCAAGTCAACCATGGTATCCCCTTATATTAGAGTTAGTGTGCGACACACCAAGAATCTTACCACCCGGCCACCAATTACTGACCTCTCCATCCGGAAATCCGCATCCGCTCGCGGGGGCCAACCTTATGCTAGCCGCCTGGAGACTATCAGGATCGGACTCGAAAGTAAAGGATTTTCAGGGAACACTGTCAAAGTACTGTTGGCAGGGAGTCGTACATCCACGCTATCTACCTACGAGTCAGCGTGGCGCAACTGGAATAATTGGTGTGCTGGGGAGCATCATGATCCCATGTCAAATGATTTGACAGTCATGTTGGACTTCCTTACGACCTTGCATATGGAGG ATAGCGTGGCCATTGGGCAGCATCCGCTAGTAATACGTTTTATGAAAGGATGTTATAATGAAAATCCCCCTAGGCCTAAATACTCGTCGATCTGGGACGTGGAAGTCGTTTTCAGCTATATGCGTCATGCGGGTAACAATTTGTCACTAGATCTCTCATCGCTTACAAAAAAACTGGCTACATTATTGGCGGTCTCTACCCTACTGAGAGTGTCTGAAATAGCATCTTTAGACAAACGTACTTTGGAATTTTCCTCTTCCGGAGCTAAGATAGCTCTCTCCAAACCAAGAAAGGCTCAAACAAGCGGTCCTTTGCG ACATTAA